The DNA window GCTGGGCGACCATGGTGCCGATCTGGGTTCCGGAGAGGGAGAGGCCGAGGCCGATGCAGATGATGGCGGGCGGCAGGTGGAGCTTCTTGTTCTTGTCGCCGTGCTTGAACATCCACCAGGCGACGCCACCGAGGCCGATGATCAGCAGGACGCTGATGGGGACGGACCCGCCCGCGGTGACGGCGGCCGGGGTGGCGGCGGGTGCGGCGATGGTGTGCTGGCCGGCGGTGTTGATGGCGGCGAGGAGCGCGGTGTTCATCATGGCGTGGTGGTCCTTCAGTACGAGAGGCCGACGAGGGCGGTGATGAGGAGGAGCGCGGCGAGGAGCGCGCGGGTGACCAGGCGGTGGGCGCGGGATCCGCGCGGGAGGACCTGGCGGAGGGCGGCGCCGCCGAGGGCGACGAAGAGGCCGTAGAACCCGAGCCCGTAGTACGTGATCATGCGTATCCGCCTTCCATCGGGCGGTCGCTGCCGTCGGTCTGCTGGTCCTTTTGGGCGCGGTGCCGGACGGTCCTGACGTAGTCGGGCTTCACGTCGAGGCGGTTGATACGCCTGACACGGTCGACGACGTCCTTGGGGGTGAAGCCTTCGGGTCCGAGGGCAGTGAGCGCGTCGAGGACGGCCTGTTTCTTGGTCAGCGCAGGCGGGCTGACCTGGGGCGTATCACCCGTATCAGCGGGCGTATCAGACTCCGTGTCATCCGTGTCATCGCGGTCGACGGTGATGCGCTCCGGCTGGTCGTGGAGCACCAGGGCGACCTGTACCGCGTCCACGACGACGCCATAGGTGATGAGGAGCGAGGCGAGTTCGCCCGGGGGCATATCAGGCTGCGCATCATGTGCGACACGGATCGCGTCGGCCGGGTCCATCTCGGCGAAGCGCTGGCGGAGTACCTCGGTGGCCGAGTGCCGGGCGGGCGGCGCGGCCGGCGCCGGGGCGGCCGTCTCGGGCTCGGCCATGATGTGCGCGATGGCGCGGGACCGGACGGTCTTCCCAGCGAGGTGGGGCGCGAGGGCCCAGGCCCAGCCGCCGAACGCGGGGAGCCGGTACGGCTGCTCGGCACCGCGTTCGGCCCGCGCGGCGGCCCGCGGCCCGGCCCAGGACAGCTCGGAGAGCAGCAGCAGGCCGATGGTCGGGATGGCGAAGAGGAGCGCGGCAGGGAGGCCGCCGTCGATCAGGTCCGCGTGGAACTGGTTGAGGTAGACGCTGACCCCGGCCATGCCGAACGCGGTGAGCCGGGCGCCGAACGCGGACCGGCCGGTGGCGGACGCCTCGGACGCGAGGTGGAGGGCCGCGTAGGCGATCCCGTCGAAGACGGCGAAGACGGCGACCGCGATCGGCTTCGGTGCGTCGTAGTGGCGGGCCACCGCGTACAGCGACCAGCCGGTCGTGGCGAGCGCGGCCAGGGACACGAGCGCCTTGGCGAGGCGCGGTCCGGAGCCGGGAGTAGAGAGATTCATCGGCCGGCCTCCTTGTCGAGGGCGGCGACGAGGGCGCGAAGAGACATCTCCAGGCCGACGGCGGCGCCGATCATGGCCGAGTGGTCGTGGACGTTGGCCGAGGAGTGCTTGTCGAGCGCCTTGCGTGCGAGGTCGAGAGCGTCGGCGGTCCGCAGGGTCACGCCCAGGTCGTCGACGGCCGGGTCGTACAGCGGCAGGTGCGAGGTGCTCATCGCATCCCCCTGACGACCGCGAGGAGGCGCAGCGAGTACGTGTCGGGGGTCTCGCCGTCGTGGATGGACGGGAGGGCGCGGGCCGCGGTCTCGCAGACCTGGGTGGCGACGACGTCGGGCAGCTGGTCGGTGATGACGAGCGAGGCGCCGTAGAGGTAGGCGTCGAGGGCGTCGAGGGTGAGGGGCTGGTGCGGGTCCTCGGAGAGGAGTGCCGAGGCGACCGCGGTGAGGATCATCTGCGAGTGGGACGGGCCGGTGGGGAGCTGGTGCAGCTCGGTGTCGATGCTCATCAGGCCACCGCCAGCTGACGCCGTCGCGCGGCCTGCTTGGGGCAGGTGCACGTCCAGTCGCCGCAGAGGGGGCAGGCGTCGTCCGCGTCGTCGTCGAACGTCTGCTGCGACGGGACGACGAGGGGCACGACCCCGGTGCAGGTGCACTCCTCGAAGGGGAGGCGGCAGACGGTGCAGCGGCGAATGATGGTGCCGGTGATCCCGTCAACGGTGCGCACGGTGGTGATCGTGCGCCCGGCGGTGGCCCGGGTGAGGATGCCGACGGCGAGAATCTGCCGGTCGGGCGGGGTGCTGCTCTGGGCAGCGGGCATGGCACGATGAGCCATAGCCGTCTCCTTGGGTTGATCAAGGTGGGCGGTAGGAGCCGGTCGCGTTGACGCGCGGCCGGTGTCCCGGGTAGCAGCCCCTCAGCTCGGCGGTGCAGTCGCCGGATGCTGGGGGGTCTACTTGTCTCTGTTCGGTTGTTCTTCAGTGAGCGCGTCCGACGGTGCAGTCGCCGGTCCGTACTCGTTGATCGCTCTTCTTACGGCGCGGACGTCGATCCCGATGTCTCGGGCGACAGCCGACTTGGAGCCGAGCTCTCCCACTCCGTCCGCGAACGCTTCCGCTCGCCGCCGGGAACTGGCAGTCATCTCGTCTCGCAGGTAGCGCTGCCGCCGATTCTCAGCTTCAACGCGCTCGCGCCAGCTGGTTACTGGCACACCATCACCATACTGGGACGGCATGTCCTAGGGCAAGTCCCTACGCCGCATCCGCGTCGATGAGCACCTTCAGTCCGGGCCACATGGCTGGCGGGTACGAGGTGCGGCACCACGAGCACGTCACCACCCGCTCGCCCGGGGCAAGCCGGAGCACCGTTCCGCACACCCCGCCGTCCTCGAACTCCGCCGGGCAGTTGCCGAGGCGCCGGCCGAGCACCCGGTCGACCGCCGGGGCGACGATCGAGCGGACGTCGTCGACCAGGGCGCGGATCTCCCGTGCGAGGTCGCCAGCCTGCGGCCAGGTGCTCGCGATGTACGGCATGTGTCCGAGGAGCCCGGACGCGGCGGTGGCCAGCCTCCCGTCGACGGAGCCTTCGTGGACGAGCGGGCTCATCCCTCGGTCGGTGCGAACGGCGGTCTCCCAGTCCTCCAGTACGCCAACAGCCCCGCCCGGACCCCGGAGGTCCAACACCCGCTCGTTCACGGGCAGCGGAGCATGCACCGGGGCGCTCCCGCGTCCCAGACCGGCGGGCGTGCTGCTCGGCGCCAAGTACGGGGCGAGCGCCGCGTACAGGGTTGGCAGGGACTCCAGGCGGACCCGGAGGTCACGCGTGCACCTGGGGCAGAGCTGGCCACCGAGGGCGTCGCGGTCGGTGCAGTGGAGGCAGAGGGTGACGGTCACGGCGGGCTCCAGGATCGTGCGGTGGGACGGTGTGGTGGTGGGCGCCGGCCGGGACGAAGCGCGGATCGTCCCGGCCGGTGGGGTGGTGGTGCTACAGGCGGCGGAGGTAGGTGCAGCGCGCGCAGACCGGCGACGCGCACAGGTCGGCGCGCCCGTTCTCGCGCCGCCAGATGTCGCACCCGGGCGCGGCCTCAGGGACCGAGTCCGGCGCGCGCTCACCGGAGAGGGCGCGGACCGTGGCCTCAGCGCGCGCCGCCCGCTCGCCCAGCGCGGCAATCCCCGCGGTCAGCTGGTCGTGCTCCGCGTCGAGGGCGACACCGCGGCGGGCCCGGTCGGCGAGGTGCAGCAGCTGCTCGGTGGTGGTCATCGGGCCACCGCCTTGTCCCCGCCGAGGATCTGTCGGGCCAACGCGAGGGCGTGCTGGTCGGTCTGCCGGGTCACCCAGGCGTCGCGCTCGGCCGTGTCGGCCGGGTCGGTCCAGACGTCGGCCGCCCCGGTGACCCTCGCGTCGTGCGCCACGGCCGCCGCGTCCAGCCAGTCGGCGACGGCGAGGCCGGTCGCAGGGCCGAGGAGCGCCAGGTAGGAGTTCACGCGTTCCAGGCGGGCGGCGTAGGTCTCGATGAGAACGGACGGCGTCTCCTGGTCGTCCACGACGACGGGGCTGCGGCTGCCGAGGGTGTGACCGGTGGACCAGGTGGTGCGGTCCTCGTGGATCGCGGCGGTGGCCCGGTCGCGCAGCCGGGCGGCGGCGGCCCGGAGCGTCTCGGCGGGCGTGGTGGGCGTCTGGGTCATCGGGGTGTCTCCCTGGTGGTGTGGTGGGATGTTGGGCGGGCGGCCGGCCCGCGCGTCGCTAGCGCGCGGGGCGGCCGTACTGCGTGTCATGCGGCAGGGCGAACGCAGCGCTCGTGCGTGTGGCAGCGGCACCGGCCGCAGGCGGCGCACAGTTCGATCTCCTCGGTGTCGCAGACGCCGCACCCGCCGGTGACCTCGATCTCCACGCTGTCGACGAACACGGCGTGCGCGGCGGTCCGCGCCTGGTGGACGTCGCCCCGCCGGGGCCGGGTCCCGCCGTGGCTGGTGCACAGCGCGCCCGGGGCGGCGCCGCACGCCGGGCAGGCGACGGCGAGCTGCGGCAGGGACAGCGCGGGCGCGGTGTAGACGGCGGTCTCCTCGACGGACCGGTGGCCGAGGGCGGCCAGAGTCTGCTTCAACTGGTCGTCACGCATGTGGATCTCCTTGTTGGGTCAGGCGATTGCAGGAACGGCGCCCAGGCGGGCGAGGACAGCAGACACGCGGTGGGCGGCCTGAAGGTCACCGACCTCGCCCGCCGTCGCACCGCGCGGGACAGGAATGCCACGGCTGCGGCAGTAGCCGAGCTGCCGGGCGGTAGCGGGCTTGTTGCGCCATGGCGCCGTTTTCACGACGAAGGCGGCGGGCGCGAGCGCACGGCCAGCGCGCTCCGCCCAGTGCATTGCCTCGGCCAGCGGCATCGCCGGGTCCGGGTTCGGGGGGCGAACGCCCTCGGACTCGTCCCACCGGCGAACCCGGTACGTGCGGCCACCGGGGTCACGGACCAGATACAGGAACGTCTGCTGGCGTAGAGGGATGAACCAGGTGCCGGCCTCGGTCCGGAGCCACGCGGTGCTGGACCGACCGAACAGGTCTGTCTCCTCGAACTGGAGGTGAAGCACGGCCTGTCGGCGGGCCTCTTCGGCGCGGAACTCTTCGGCGACTTCGCGGAGCGGCCGGTCTTCGGGTACCGCGCCGATCTCCTGCGTGGTGAGGTCCACGATGGAGGCGAGCTTGTGCTGGGTGGACGCGCCCATGACGTCCAGGACCAGGGCGTCGCGCTTGCCTTCGTGGAGGCGGAGGCCGCGGCCGACCATCTGGCAGTAGAGGCCAGGGCTCTTGGTCGGCCGGGCCACGACGACGCAGGAGGTGTGCGGGGCGTCGAACCCCTCGGTGAGCACCATGCAGTTCGTGAGGACCTGCACGGCGCCGCTCTTGTACCGGGCCAGCTCGGTGGCACGCTGGTCGCGCGGCATGTCGCCCCAGATCGCGGCGGTGGTGATCCCGGCCTCGGTGAACGCGGCGGCCATGGACTGGGCGGTCGCCACGGTCGGGGTGAACACCACGCCGGGACGGTCGGCAGCGTGCTGGACGTAAGCGGCGGCGATGGTGCCAGCCGCGCCGGAGTCGTCGAGGGCCTGCCCCAGTTGTCCGTCCATCAGGTCGCCGTTGCGGGTCTTGACCTTGTCGAGGTCGAGGCCCTGAACCGTGACGCGCTTCCCGCGGACGTCGCACAGGTAGCCGTCGCCGATCATCTCCAGGATGTCGAGGGTGAAGACGACGTCCTGCCAGACGTCGCCCAAGCCGCCGTCGGAGCGGGTCATGGTCGCGGTGAACCCGGCAACGGGGATGCCGCGCCAGGCTCCGAAGTGCTCCAAGACCGTGCGGTACGTAGAGGCGGCAGCGTGGTGGCATTCGTCCACGATCACCAGGCCGATGTCCTGGATCTGCTCGCGCCGGCGCTTCACGGCCAGCGTCTGGACGGACGCCACGATCACGTCCATGACGCGGTGGTGGTTGCGCTCGGCCTTGACGATGCCGACCTTCAAGTCCGGGCAGACGGCGCGGATCTTCGCGGCGGCCTGCTCGATGAGCTCCTCTCGGTGGGCGATGACCAGCGCCCGCTTGCGGCCGAGCTGCCCGCGCATCTGGGCGATCAGGTTCGCGAACACCACGGTCTTACCGCCGCCGGTCGGCAGGACGATGGCGAGGCGGTTGTTCGGGCCAGCCCATCCGGCGGTGAGGGCCTGGATAGCGGCGGTCTGGTACGGGCGCGGGGTGAAGGCGTTCACTCGGGTCACCTCGTGAGTGCAGGGGCTTTGCAGGGACTGCAGGGAGCCGCAGGGAGGGGTGCAGGGACCTGCGGAGCGCTGGCGTGGCGCTCTGGCCTGTGGTTTTGCAGGGACGCAGGGACTTGCAGGGAGAAACTCATAGGTCTGTGCAGTGAGGGAGCCGCTGGACTTCGCATCACATGCAGAGGCATGTGTGTTGTGCGATGTGTGTGTGATGCGCGCGGTGTAAGGGATGTGGGCCCGTGTTCCTGCAACTCCCTGCCTCCCGGCAGGCGTGCAGGCCAGGGGCCGTGCAGGGAGCCGGTCAGCTCCCTGCACGGGTCCCTGCTGGGTCCCTGCGGTCCCTGCATCGCGCGGGGTCGTCACTGCCCGGCCCCGGCGCGCTCGTGCGCCTCGACGCGCCAGCGGTTCGAGCAGCGGTGCGAGTCCCACACGCGGATGATCCGGAGGTCGCCGAAGAACCGGCCGTCCCGGGCCTTGAGCCAGCCGCCCAGCACGTTCGCGCTGGGCAGCTCGCCCGTCTTCGGGTGGCGTGGCGCGTGCTCGGCCAGAGTGCTGCCCGCGGCCCCGGCCGTGATGATCTCGTCGCCGAACCGCTCACGCCAGGCGATGAGGAAGGCGGCCCACTCGGCGGTTTCGCTGTCCTGTCGCATGGCGTCGGCCCGGTCGGTCAGCCAGCCGGGGACGCCGAGGAAGTCGAGGAGGCCGGCCAGCATGCTGGCCCACTCGGAGTAGTCGCCCATGCGGGTGCGGACCGTGGGGGCCCCGGCGGCCACCCATGCCCGGACCATGGTCACCAGAGCGGCCACGACCGTGGACGCGTTTGCCCGGAGCCAGGGCCGGAGGTCGCCGACCTTGAACCCGTCGCGCTGGTCGGGGTCGGGGACGTTCGGGTTGAGGCGTACCCAGAGGGCGCGCCGCCCGTTGTCCCCGCCGGTCTGCAGCCCGTTCCCGGTGAGGATCCACAGCCGGTCGTTCGGCATGCTGACGGCCGAGCTGGCCCCGAGGACCCGGTCGCCCCATGTCTCGGTGGTCAGCAGCGCGGACAGCACCGGCGACTTGATCGTGTACCCGTTGGGCAGGTTGTCGAGGACGATGACCGGCTGGCCCGTGGTGTACAGCTGGGTCGTGATCGACTTCCTGAGCTCGGTGTCGTTCTCCGGCCACGGCGTGTCTGAGCTGCCGTAGGCGTACTTGAAGATGTCCTTCAGCAGGGTCTTCCCGGACCCGGCTGAGG is part of the Streptomyces sp. NBC_01335 genome and encodes:
- a CDS encoding zinc finger domain-containing protein: MRDDQLKQTLAALGHRSVEETAVYTAPALSLPQLAVACPACGAAPGALCTSHGGTRPRRGDVHQARTAAHAVFVDSVEIEVTGGCGVCDTEEIELCAACGRCRCHTHERCVRPAA
- a CDS encoding DEAD/DEAH box helicase — protein: MTRVNAFTPRPYQTAAIQALTAGWAGPNNRLAIVLPTGGGKTVVFANLIAQMRGQLGRKRALVIAHREELIEQAAAKIRAVCPDLKVGIVKAERNHHRVMDVIVASVQTLAVKRRREQIQDIGLVIVDECHHAAASTYRTVLEHFGAWRGIPVAGFTATMTRSDGGLGDVWQDVVFTLDILEMIGDGYLCDVRGKRVTVQGLDLDKVKTRNGDLMDGQLGQALDDSGAAGTIAAAYVQHAADRPGVVFTPTVATAQSMAAAFTEAGITTAAIWGDMPRDQRATELARYKSGAVQVLTNCMVLTEGFDAPHTSCVVVARPTKSPGLYCQMVGRGLRLHEGKRDALVLDVMGASTQHKLASIVDLTTQEIGAVPEDRPLREVAEEFRAEEARRQAVLHLQFEETDLFGRSSTAWLRTEAGTWFIPLRQQTFLYLVRDPGGRTYRVRRWDESEGVRPPNPDPAMPLAEAMHWAERAGRALAPAAFVVKTAPWRNKPATARQLGYCRSRGIPVPRGATAGEVGDLQAAHRVSAVLARLGAVPAIA